The Nocardia arthritidis genome has a window encoding:
- a CDS encoding patatin-like phospholipase family protein — MGNNNGSRRRGLAIGCGGTLGAAWTVAALAAVRDVLNWDPREADVLIGTSAGAELVTMLGSGVAVDELVAMQRGESTNPVLAEHIRIDPGRFPPLPRPRLGAPRLTVRGLGSGQAALTAGAGLLPRGGGDASWLQRLADRLNPGRTWVPHPATWLVSVDTTTGQRIPFGAPDAPSAPLGAALRASWAVPGWFPPVEIGTRTYVDGGAASTASVDLLAAQRLDELVVLAPMASAERIPARSVGHLLERQLRNRMSARLSTEIGQLRAAGTRVLFLGATAADLAVTGPNFMDGRRRRDTFEHSLRSTRSVLEQGAFA, encoded by the coding sequence ATGGGTAACAACAACGGGTCTCGACGGCGCGGCCTGGCCATCGGATGCGGTGGCACGTTGGGCGCCGCCTGGACCGTCGCGGCGCTCGCCGCGGTCCGCGACGTGTTGAACTGGGATCCGCGCGAGGCCGACGTGCTGATCGGCACCTCGGCGGGCGCTGAGCTGGTGACCATGCTCGGCAGCGGCGTCGCGGTCGATGAACTGGTCGCGATGCAGCGCGGCGAATCGACCAATCCTGTTCTGGCCGAGCACATTCGCATCGATCCGGGACGTTTCCCGCCGCTGCCGAGGCCGCGGCTCGGCGCACCCCGGCTGACCGTGCGCGGCCTCGGCTCGGGGCAGGCCGCGCTCACCGCGGGCGCGGGCCTGCTGCCGCGTGGCGGTGGCGACGCGTCCTGGCTGCAGCGGCTGGCCGACAGATTGAATCCCGGACGCACCTGGGTGCCGCACCCGGCCACCTGGTTGGTCTCCGTCGACACCACCACCGGACAGCGGATCCCGTTCGGCGCGCCGGACGCGCCGAGCGCACCGCTAGGTGCGGCGCTGCGGGCATCGTGGGCGGTGCCCGGCTGGTTCCCGCCGGTCGAGATCGGCACGCGGACATACGTGGACGGCGGTGCGGCGTCCACGGCATCGGTGGATTTGCTTGCGGCGCAACGGCTCGACGAACTCGTCGTACTCGCGCCGATGGCCTCCGCCGAACGGATCCCGGCGCGCTCGGTCGGCCACCTCCTCGAACGGCAGCTGCGAAATCGCATGAGCGCCAGGCTTTCCACCGAAATCGGTCAGTTGCGCGCTGCGGGCACCCGGGTGCTCTTCCTCGGCGCGACCGCGGCCGATCTCGCGGTGACGGGGCCCAACTTCATGGACGGCCGCCGCCGTCGCGACACCTTCGAACACAGCCTGCGCAGCACCCGCTCGGTGCTCGAACAAGGAGCCTTCGCATGA
- a CDS encoding SDR family oxidoreductase, giving the protein MRILGHGYPEIDLTGARVLITGAGRGIGAATAELFAAKGSEVVIADVDGAAAEACAAALGAKAVELDVRSRGQWDDAVAGIGSVDILVNNAGVMPAGAFLDEPDVVGQATIDINVWGLIHGMRAVAPGMIERGRGHIVNVASLAGKIPIPGLAVYNASKFAAVGLSAATRLEFAGRGVSVSCVMPSAVRTRLSAGLTLGHGMPTVDPEDVAAAIVRTCATRKAEVAVPNYLGVIDVAIAATPERAIRLFRKLIDGDRALHPADATVRAKYEKQVREIS; this is encoded by the coding sequence ATGAGAATTCTCGGTCACGGTTATCCGGAAATCGACCTGACGGGCGCGCGGGTGCTGATCACCGGCGCCGGGCGCGGTATCGGCGCCGCGACCGCGGAGTTGTTCGCGGCCAAGGGATCCGAGGTGGTCATCGCCGACGTCGATGGTGCGGCGGCCGAGGCGTGCGCCGCCGCACTCGGTGCGAAAGCCGTTGAGCTGGACGTGCGTTCGCGCGGGCAGTGGGACGATGCGGTCGCCGGAATCGGTTCGGTCGACATTCTGGTCAACAATGCGGGCGTCATGCCCGCCGGCGCCTTCCTCGACGAGCCGGATGTGGTGGGGCAGGCCACGATCGATATCAATGTCTGGGGCCTCATCCACGGTATGCGCGCCGTCGCGCCCGGCATGATCGAGCGCGGGCGCGGCCACATCGTCAATGTCGCCTCGCTGGCGGGCAAGATTCCGATCCCGGGGCTCGCGGTATACAACGCGAGCAAGTTCGCGGCCGTAGGACTCAGCGCCGCAACGCGTTTGGAGTTCGCGGGGCGCGGCGTCAGCGTCAGCTGCGTCATGCCGTCGGCGGTGCGCACCCGCCTCTCCGCCGGATTGACCCTCGGTCACGGCATGCCGACCGTCGATCCGGAGGATGTGGCCGCCGCCATCGTCCGCACCTGCGCCACCCGCAAGGCGGAGGTCGCCGTGCCCAACTACCTCGGCGTCATCGACGTAGCCATCGCCGCGACCCCCGAACGCGCGATTCGCCTGTTCCGCAAGCTCATCGACGGCGACCGCGCCCTCCACCCCGCCGACGCCACCGTCCGCGCGAAGTACGAGAAGCAGGTCCGCGAGATCAGCTGA
- a CDS encoding indolepyruvate ferredoxin oxidoreductase family protein, with the protein MTELADRELAPAPYDLADRYRVGAGTVVLTGVQAIARQLVEQHVRDLRAGRRVGTFVSGYQGSPLGGVDRMLAGMPNVLAEHDISFVPGLNEELAATSVWGSQGELPAGTATHDGVVGVWYGKGPGLDRATDALRHANMYGANPNGGVLLLVGDDPASKSSTVPAVSERSLAAMGIPVLFPRNAREIITMGLHGVALSRASGCLVALKIVADVADGAWTVDGNVGDIDITVPEIEWEGRPFTYLQRPMAAPADSVIAEADLYGPRWETVKAYSTLNELDVIEVNPVQATVGIAATGTTFDAVRQALIDLGADDAALARAGIRLLRIGMPYPIAPQRIRQFADGLAELIVVEDKTAFIETQIREILYGAPGAPRIIGKRDAADRPLFAQDGELTTGRIIGPLRRALDGRLELKRPLPQPLSLSVLPAKRAAYFCSGCPHNRSTAVPDGSLAGGGIGCHTMVTLSGREDSKVLGLTQMGGEGAQWIGMAPFTQVPHLFQNIGDGTYFHSGQLAVQACVAAGVNITFKLLYNDVVAMTGAQDAEGALAVPMLTRKLAVEGVRQIIICADDMKKYRRRDLAAGTLLWHRDRLDEAQRTLREIPGVTVLIYDQHCAADARRQRKRGTLPARRTRVVINEAVCEGCGDCGVKSNCLSVQPVDTEFGRKTRIDQTSCNTDYSCMDGDCPSFVTVELPDPAKAKKRKATRRPEPPRLPELPYVPVTSTQNIFLAGIGGTGIVTVNQVLATAALRAGYEVASLDQIGLSQKAGPVVSHLRFAAGELEPANRLTPGSADCIVAFDLLAAADNKNLAYGSKETTIAVASTSKTPTGDMVYDKSVSYPETELLLSRLDRVSRSIHSFDALAAAELLFGNTAAANFLLVGAAYQLGGLRLPAASIEEAIEINGVAVAANIAAFRWGRVAIARPDDFAAVTTREQAKAAEIAVPADLFAGLTATGETRRLVELRAKELIGFQDVRTAREYVRTMQDIWDAQCRVTGRTEFSEQVARGLYKFTAYKDEYEVARQLTNPAFLDEVSAQLPDGANLTYKLHPPVLRAMGRKKKIGFGPRTHLVLKVLAKGKRLRGTKLDPFGYAHVRRVERELLAHYTDMVTTLANHLDPENYDRAVEAAALADMVRGYEGVKLANVEEYRNRLRELGIEPPRG; encoded by the coding sequence ATGACCGAGCTCGCTGACCGCGAACTGGCCCCAGCGCCCTATGACCTCGCCGATCGCTACCGGGTCGGCGCCGGAACCGTTGTGCTCACCGGCGTGCAGGCGATCGCCCGGCAGCTGGTCGAGCAGCATGTCCGCGATCTGCGGGCCGGCCGCCGGGTCGGTACGTTCGTGTCCGGATATCAGGGCAGTCCACTCGGCGGCGTCGACAGAATGCTCGCCGGTATGCCGAATGTGCTTGCCGAGCACGATATTTCGTTCGTCCCCGGGCTGAACGAGGAACTCGCCGCCACCTCGGTGTGGGGCAGCCAGGGCGAATTGCCCGCCGGCACCGCGACACACGACGGTGTCGTCGGCGTTTGGTACGGCAAGGGCCCCGGCCTCGACCGCGCCACCGACGCCCTGCGCCACGCGAACATGTACGGCGCGAACCCGAACGGCGGGGTGCTGCTGCTGGTCGGCGACGATCCGGCCTCGAAATCCTCCACCGTCCCCGCGGTGAGCGAACGGTCGCTGGCGGCGATGGGCATTCCGGTGTTGTTCCCGCGCAACGCCCGCGAGATCATCACGATGGGCCTGCACGGGGTCGCGCTCTCCCGGGCCTCCGGTTGCCTCGTCGCGCTGAAGATCGTCGCCGACGTGGCCGACGGTGCGTGGACGGTCGACGGCAATGTCGGCGACATCGATATCACCGTCCCCGAAATCGAGTGGGAGGGTAGGCCGTTCACCTATCTGCAGCGGCCGATGGCGGCTCCGGCGGACAGCGTGATCGCCGAGGCCGATCTCTACGGCCCGCGCTGGGAGACGGTCAAGGCGTACAGCACGCTCAACGAGCTGGATGTCATCGAGGTGAATCCGGTCCAGGCCACCGTCGGAATCGCGGCCACCGGAACCACATTCGACGCGGTGCGGCAGGCGCTGATCGATCTCGGCGCCGACGATGCGGCGCTCGCGCGCGCCGGTATCCGGCTGCTGCGCATCGGCATGCCATATCCGATAGCGCCGCAACGCATCCGGCAATTCGCCGACGGCCTGGCCGAGCTGATCGTGGTGGAGGACAAGACCGCCTTCATCGAGACCCAGATCCGCGAAATCCTGTACGGCGCCCCGGGTGCGCCGCGCATCATCGGCAAGCGCGACGCCGCCGACCGTCCGCTGTTCGCCCAGGACGGCGAGCTCACCACCGGACGCATCATCGGGCCGCTGCGCCGGGCCCTGGACGGCCGTCTGGAGCTGAAACGCCCACTGCCGCAGCCGCTCTCACTTTCCGTGCTGCCCGCCAAGCGGGCCGCCTACTTCTGCAGCGGCTGTCCGCACAACCGCTCGACCGCCGTGCCCGACGGTTCGCTGGCCGGCGGCGGTATCGGCTGCCACACCATGGTCACCTTGTCCGGCCGCGAAGACAGCAAGGTGCTGGGGCTGACCCAGATGGGCGGTGAGGGCGCGCAGTGGATCGGTATGGCCCCGTTCACCCAGGTGCCGCACCTTTTCCAGAACATCGGCGACGGAACATATTTCCACTCAGGGCAATTGGCGGTGCAGGCCTGTGTCGCGGCCGGGGTGAACATCACCTTCAAACTGCTCTACAACGACGTCGTCGCGATGACCGGCGCACAGGATGCCGAAGGCGCCCTCGCGGTTCCGATGCTGACGCGCAAGCTCGCCGTCGAGGGCGTGCGGCAGATCATCATCTGCGCCGACGACATGAAGAAGTACCGCAGGCGCGATCTGGCCGCCGGAACCCTGCTGTGGCACCGGGACCGGCTCGACGAGGCGCAACGCACCCTGCGCGAAATCCCCGGCGTCACAGTGCTGATCTACGACCAGCACTGCGCCGCCGACGCGCGCCGTCAGCGCAAGCGCGGCACGCTGCCCGCGCGGCGCACCCGCGTCGTCATCAACGAGGCGGTGTGCGAGGGCTGCGGTGACTGCGGCGTGAAGAGCAACTGCCTCTCGGTGCAGCCGGTGGACACCGAATTCGGTCGTAAGACCCGCATCGACCAGACTTCGTGCAATACCGATTACAGCTGCATGGACGGCGATTGCCCGTCGTTCGTCACGGTCGAGCTGCCGGATCCGGCGAAGGCGAAGAAGCGCAAGGCGACTCGGCGTCCGGAACCGCCTCGGCTGCCCGAATTGCCTTATGTGCCGGTGACTTCCACGCAGAACATCTTCCTGGCCGGTATCGGCGGCACCGGCATCGTCACCGTCAACCAGGTGCTCGCGACCGCCGCGCTGCGGGCCGGATACGAGGTGGCGAGCCTGGACCAGATCGGTCTCAGCCAGAAGGCGGGCCCGGTGGTTTCCCACTTGCGCTTCGCCGCAGGCGAATTGGAGCCGGCGAACCGGCTGACGCCCGGATCGGCCGACTGCATCGTCGCCTTCGATCTGCTCGCCGCCGCCGACAACAAGAATCTGGCGTACGGCTCCAAGGAGACCACCATCGCGGTGGCCTCGACCAGCAAGACCCCGACCGGCGACATGGTCTACGACAAGTCGGTGTCGTACCCGGAGACCGAGCTGCTGCTGTCCCGGCTGGATCGGGTATCGCGGTCGATCCACTCGTTCGACGCGCTCGCCGCCGCGGAGCTGCTGTTCGGCAACACCGCAGCCGCGAACTTCCTGCTGGTGGGCGCCGCGTACCAGTTGGGTGGGCTGCGGTTGCCCGCCGCGTCGATCGAGGAGGCCATCGAGATCAACGGTGTCGCCGTCGCGGCGAATATCGCGGCCTTCCGCTGGGGCCGGGTCGCGATCGCCCGGCCGGACGACTTCGCCGCCGTCACCACCCGAGAGCAGGCCAAGGCGGCCGAAATCGCCGTTCCGGCAGACCTTTTCGCGGGTTTGACGGCCACCGGCGAGACCCGTCGTCTGGTCGAGCTGCGGGCCAAGGAGCTGATCGGCTTCCAGGACGTGCGGACCGCTCGCGAGTATGTGCGCACCATGCAGGACATCTGGGACGCCCAGTGCCGGGTGACCGGCCGCACCGAGTTCAGCGAGCAGGTCGCCCGCGGCCTGTACAAGTTCACCGCGTACAAGGACGAATACGAGGTGGCTCGTCAGCTGACGAATCCCGCCTTCCTCGACGAGGTTTCGGCGCAGCTGCCGGACGGCGCGAACCTCACCTACAAGCTGCATCCGCCGGTACTGCGCGCGATGGGCCGCAAGAAGAAGATCGGCTTCGGGCCGCGCACCCACCTCGTGCTGAAGGTGCTGGCCAAGGGTAAGCGATTGCGCGGCACCAAACTCGATCCCTTCGGCTACGCGCATGTGCGCCGCGTCGAGCGAGAGCTGTTGGCGCACTACACCGACATGGTGACCACGCTGGCGAACCATCTCGACCCGGAGAACTACGACCGCGCCGTCGAGGCCGCCGCACTGGCCGATATGGTTCGCGGCTACGAGGGCGTCAAACTCGCCAACGTCGAGGAATACCGGAACCGCCTGCGCGAGTTGGGCATCGAACCGCCGCGCGGCTGA
- a CDS encoding helix-turn-helix transcriptional regulator yields MDIVRLSADARQRRRDEIRQFLRSRRSRLTPADVGMAPGSGRRTAGLRREEVAVLAGVGASWYTWLEQGREINVSAEVLDAIARVLRLDAAEREHLYLLSGLNPPQTPPAEREVPESLRRVIDGWLPGPAYIIDRHWNFAAVNRAARAVFGYTAGDHNCLVSFFTNARLASALRNREDAARAIVGQFRADAARYPDDSWFAELAADMCAASSEFARLWAEHRVGSAAQGIKALAHPETGELVFEYTTLPLPDLPGHRLLLYTPQPGTEAGLAALLEVRKAAG; encoded by the coding sequence GTGGACATCGTTCGGCTTTCCGCGGATGCTCGGCAACGGCGTCGAGACGAGATCCGGCAGTTCCTGCGCTCCAGACGGTCTCGCCTGACGCCCGCCGATGTCGGTATGGCACCCGGCTCCGGGCGGCGGACGGCCGGGCTGCGCCGCGAGGAGGTCGCGGTGCTCGCCGGTGTCGGCGCGTCCTGGTACACCTGGCTCGAGCAAGGGCGCGAGATCAACGTCTCCGCCGAGGTGCTGGATGCGATCGCCAGGGTGCTGCGGCTCGATGCCGCGGAACGCGAACACCTCTATCTGCTTTCCGGTCTCAATCCACCGCAGACGCCACCCGCCGAGCGCGAGGTCCCGGAATCGCTGCGGCGGGTGATCGATGGCTGGCTGCCGGGTCCGGCCTACATCATCGACCGGCACTGGAATTTCGCGGCGGTGAACCGGGCGGCGCGGGCGGTGTTCGGTTATACGGCCGGTGATCACAACTGCCTGGTAAGTTTCTTCACCAATGCCCGGCTGGCCTCGGCGTTGCGGAACCGCGAAGACGCCGCCCGCGCCATCGTCGGACAGTTCCGCGCCGACGCCGCGCGGTATCCGGACGATTCGTGGTTTGCCGAGTTGGCCGCCGATATGTGCGCGGCCAGTTCGGAATTCGCGCGGCTGTGGGCCGAACACCGCGTCGGCAGCGCGGCACAGGGCATCAAGGCGTTGGCCCATCCCGAGACCGGTGAGCTGGTGTTCGAATACACCACGTTGCCGCTCCCCGATCTCCCCGGACACCGCTTGCTGCTCTACACGCCGCAACCGGGCACCGAGGCCGGATTGGCGGCGCTGCTGGAGGTGCGCAAGGCCGCCGGCTGA